The following is a genomic window from Flavobacterium crassostreae.
TCCCACATGAAATAGTCTGCGGTGCCTGTAGTTAGGGCGTTTACTGCGCCATCGATGGTGTGGACTATTTCAAATGGTATTTGATCTGTTTTCCAGTTTTGGTTTTGGGCATTTACATAGGTCATTAATTGGGATCCGGATCCTAGTCTGGATATGGCTGCTTTTTTGTTTTGTAATGCTGCAATGGTGGTATAGCTGGAGGTGGCTGCTACATGAATACCCCAAATTAGTGGGCTCTCTACGTATATTTGCACAATTTTGCTGGGGTTTCCGGCGGTAATGTCTTTTATAATTCCTTCGGTTAGCAGTACGGCTATGTCGGTTTGGCCGGATCGTAGCATTTGACACATTTTGCCGGTGCCTTCTGGAACATCGGTCCAGTGTAATTGGATGTTTTGGGTTTCAAATTCGTGGTTGTCTAAGGCTAGTTGCCAGGGTAAATTAAAGTGTTCTGGTACGCCAACGATGTTTATTGTGGTCATGTTTTTGGGTTTTGTGTAGGGGTGTTGTTCTGTTTTTTTGTAGCCCTGATAGTAGTGAAAATCCTTTTTGGAGGCTTTTTTGGCCTACAAAAAGATTGTAACGGATAGCAGGAAATAG
Proteins encoded in this region:
- a CDS encoding substrate-binding domain-containing protein; translation: MTTINIVGVPEHFNLPWQLALDNHEFETQNIQLHWTDVPEGTGKMCQMLRSGQTDIAVLLTEGIIKDITAGNPSKIVQIYVESPLIWGIHVAATSSYTTIAALQNKKAAISRLGSGSQLMTYVNAQNQNWKTDQIPFEIVHTIDGAVNALTTGTADYFMWEQFMTKPLVDSGIFRKIDTCPTPWPCFVIAVREEILEKNPEAIQTILRIINAKTKTFKQIPNIDTQLATKYHLKKQDIQQWLSLTQWSANPLSKKVLNNVQNQLLELKIIDKIGTFEEIVKAL